In one Lolium rigidum isolate FL_2022 chromosome 3, APGP_CSIRO_Lrig_0.1, whole genome shotgun sequence genomic region, the following are encoded:
- the LOC124703691 gene encoding BTB/POZ domain-containing protein NPY4-like — protein MKHMKLGSKPDVFQTEGSNIRFVATELATDIVISIGDVKFYLHKFPLLSKSSRLQRLVASSNEESSDEVDISDIPGGHSAFEICAKFCYGMIVTLNAYNVLAARCAAEYLEMLETIDKGNLIYKIDVFLTSSIFRTWKDSIIVLQSTKSLQPWSENLKVINQCIDSIASKASTDPSEVEWSYTYNRKKLQSENGVDSHWNGVRMQQMVPKDWWVEDLCELEMELYKRVILTIKAKGRIHAIVIGEALRAYAFRRLLGSLEDAVSNGTDCTKRRVVLENIVFLLPTEKGSVSCGFLLKLLRAACLLESGESYRDNLVKRIGTQLDGASVVDLLIPAASGENCLYNVDLIMAIVEQFMSHHSDNGKLSFEDDDEIVEVENFASVSITSKLAVAKLIDEYLGEIAKDPNLPVLKFIELAEMVSATSRQTHDGLYHAIDMYLKEHPSLPKSEKKRLCGLMDCKKLSQEACMHAVQNERLPLRVVVQVLFFEQVRASAASARSDSAADLSLAVHSLLPRENGNSYGSSRSAATTTTEEDGSGVPTSSDINSFRSMRLATNGAGSERSSASSEINKNSEDKSTTGKAKAMLMPKKMLSKLWSGKTTNVGENSGSETSESPGSANNTEEVKSTPSRNTRRSMS, from the exons GTTTGTTGCAACAGAGCTGGCAACAGATATTGTTATCTCCATAGGAGATGTCAAGTTTTATCTTCACAAG TTCCCTCTTTTGTCAAAGAGTTCACGATTGCAAAGATTAGTAGCTTCAAGTAATGAGGAAAGCAGCGATGAAGTGGATATATCAGACATTCCTGGTGGACATTCAGCATTTGAAATCTGTGCCAAGTTTTGTTATGGCATGATTGTAACACTCAACGCATATAATGTTCTTGCTGCTCGTTGCGCAGCTGAGTACCTAGAAATGTTGGAGACCATTGACAAAGGAAATCTTATCTACAAAATTGATGTGTTCTTGACATCAAGCATATTTCGAACCTGGAAAGACTCAATCATAGTTCTACAAAGTACAAAGTCGTTGCAGCCATGGTCTGAGAATTTGAAGGTAATCAACCAATGCATCGACTCTATTGCATCAAAGGCGTCAACTGATCCATCAGAGGTTGAATGGTCATACACGTACAACAGAAAAAAACTCCAATCCGAGAATGGTGTCGATTCTCACTGGAACGGAGTCAGGATGCAACAAATGGTCCCTAAGGACTGGTGGGTTGAGGACCTTTGTGAACTCGAGATGGAGTTGTACAAGCGCGTGATCCTAACAATCAAGGCAAAGGGAAGAATTCATGCTATAGTTATTGGAGAAGCACTGAGAGCCTATGCATTCCGACGGCTGCTTGGTTCCCTGGAAGATGCTGTGAGCAATGGAACTGATTGCACAAAACGTCGTGTGGTTCTCGAAAACATTGTATTTCTGCTGCCCACTGAGAAAGGTTCAGTGTCATGTGGTTTTCTTCTTAAACTACTAAGAGCTGCATGCTTGCTGGAATCTGGTGAATCTTATCGTGATAACTTGGTCAAGAGAATAGGCACGCAACTGGATGGTGCTTCAGTTGTGGACCTTCTTATACCAGCAGCTAGTGGTGAAAACTGTTTGTATAATGTTGACCTGATTATGGCAATAGTTGAGCAGTTCATGTCACATCATAGTGATAATGGTAAATTGAGTTTTGAAGATGACGATGAAATTGTGGAAGTTGAGAATTTTGCTTCTGTTTCCATCACATCAAAGTTGGCAGTTGCAAAATTGATAGATGAGTATCTTGGTGAGATTGCGAAAGATCCCAATTTGCCTGTTTTGAAGTTCATTGAACTTGCTGAAATGGTGTCTGCCACATCCCGGCAAACACATGATGGACTATATCATGCCATCGACATGTATCTAAAG GAGCACCCAAGCCTACCAAAGAGTGAAAAGAAGAGATTATGCGGATTGATGGACTGCAAGAAGCTGTCCCAGGAGGCATGCATGCACGCTGTGCAGAATGAGCGGCTTCCACTGCGTGTGGTTGTGCAAGTCCTCTTCTTTGAGCAAGTCCGAGCATCGGCTGCTTCTGCAAGGAGTGACTCTGCTGCCGATCTTTCATTGGCTGTCCATTCGCTTCTTCCCAGAGAGAACGGCAACTCGTATGGCAGCTCTAGATCAGCTGCCACCACAACAACTGAAGAGGATGGTAGCGGAGTCCCAACATCCAGTGACATCAACTCTTTCAGGTCGATGAGGCTTGCCACAAACGGTGCTGGCAGCGAGAGGAGCAGCGCTAGCAGCGAGATCAACAAGAACAGTGAGGACAAGAGCACCACCGGTAAGGCGAAAGCGATGCTGATGCCTAAGAAGATGCTAAGCAAGCTCTGGTCTGGGAAGACAACAAATGTTGGTGAGAACAGCGGCTCAGAAACATCGGAGAGCCCTGGGTCTGCCAACAATACGGAGGAGGTAAAGTCGACGCCGTCACGGAACACGAGGCGCTCGATGTCCTAG